The Fusarium musae strain F31 chromosome 10, whole genome shotgun sequence genome window below encodes:
- a CDS encoding hypothetical protein (EggNog:ENOG41): protein MRWHSLYAEARLEILDFVVHSTIHEKGSIAQYASVSREWQEWFEIFTFKRVEVSQSDIMPFTSAFMNLRRRKYLKYIGVKLDLPVHKHSRDPFLDRDEFANVHQQMQTLSQMDPLLYCNYSWPRFQRENSWLKHQVEENNRAFTIVLRGLFMELFQWRRGDCHHEGIELEIIADTKSHWQKTAEEYRALNPPSDTGSGDFHNSLSSELQIFHAPPYHGHEMLHDGELDFSFWLELDVHFGGTLGPEVHVISGLSILRRSVRHFDPEFIAHISAAKTAKDLESGYDQGQDPTATLVETA, encoded by the exons ATGCGTTGGCACAGTCTCTACGCGGAGGCTCGACTAGAAATACTCGACTTTGTCGTCCACTCCACCATCCATGAGAAAGGCTCCATCGCACAATATGCCAGCGTATCCCGAGAATGGCAAGAGTGGTTCGAGATATTCACATTCAAGCGAGTAGAAGTCTCACAATCCGATATCATGCCATTCACATCCGCGTTCATGAATCTTCGCCGCCGAAAGTACCTCAAATACATTGGCGTCAAACTCGATCTTCCGGTTCACAAACACAGTCGGGATCCGTTTCTTGATCGCGATGAATTCGCGAACGTACATCAGCAAATGCAAACTCTTTCACAGATGGATCCTCTGCTGTATTGCAATTATTCATGGCCGAGATTTCAAAGGGAGAATTCATGGCTGAAACATCAGGTGGAGGAAAACAACCGTGCTTTCACGATTGTTTTGCGAGGCCTGTTTATGGAGCTTTTCCAGTGGAGAAGAGGGGATTGTCATCACGAGGGCATTGAGCTAGAGATCATTGCTGATACCAAAAGCCATTGGCAGAAGACCGCGGAAGAGTACCGGGCACTCAATCCTCCCAGCGACACTGGCAGTGGGGACTTTCATAACAGTCTGTCAAGTGAGCTCCAGATCTTTCATGCTCCTCCGTACCACGGACATGAAATGCTGCACGATGGCGAGCTCGACTTTAGCTTTTGGCTGGAGCTAGACGTGCATTTCGGAGGGACGCTGGGTCCTGAGGTCCATGTCATCTCGGGCCTATCGATCCTTCGACGAAGTGTTCGTCACTTTGACCCGGAATTTATTGCTCACATT TCAGCTGCAAAAACTGCTAAAGACCTTGAATCCGGCTATGACCAAGGTCAGGATCCAACAGCAACCCTCGTCGAAACCGCTTAA